AGCATGGCTTCATTCAATTTTCTTGAGAGTGTCTTTTTGCGAGTTAGGACTGTATTTTTTATGAGCTGCTGTGTCAACGTACTGGCACCTTCGACCAATTTCATTGCTTTGATATCTTTGATTAAAGCACGAAAAATCGCTTCAAAATTGATACCACCATGCTCAAAAAACGAAGTATCTTCTATCGCCAGTAAGGCCTCAACCATACGGGGTGGAATGTCTTTGTATTTCACATACAGCCTATTTTCACCCTCAAATATATTGGCCACCAGCTCATGATTTCTATCAAATATTTGGGTGGTTAATTTGGGTTTATAATCTATGATTTTATAAGCATCAAATCGAACTTGTGAATACATATATACAACCATGCCACCCACTGCGATAATACCAATAAAAATGATTGACAAAAGGTATTTCATTGTCTAAATCCTCTCTTTTCAAAACTAGAACCAATCAGCTCTTTTGTGTACTCTTCTTGCGGGTTATGCAACACTTGCTCCATCGTTGCACTCTCGATAATACGTCCTGCTTTGATAATCCCAATCTCATCACATAAATGTGCTACAGAAGCGATATCATGAGTCACAAATAACATATCATAACCGTCTCGCTCTTGCAATACTTTTAAAAGCTTCAAGATAGCACTCTTAGTCGATAAATCCAAGGCCGTTGTGGGTTCATCTAAAAGTAACAGTTTAGGCTGCATTGAAAGCGCCATAGCGATGATGACTCTTTGGAGTTGTCCACCACTCAATTCAGAAGGAAAACGCTCCACAATGCCATCGTCCAACCCCACACGTCTGATGTATTCTAACATCTGTGCTCTACCAATAAAAAATTGCTTTTTTATTCGTGTTAGCGGGGAGAGCGCGGTAAAAGGATTTTGTGGAATCATCGCGATGGTTTGCCCCCGTATTAAGTCATAATCTGCATGTACACGCATCTGAACATTCAGAGATTCTGGCAACATTCCCAAGATGGCTTTGAGTGTCAAACTCTTGCCACTGCCACTTTGTCCGATTAAAGCAAAAGATTTTTCAAATTGAAATGAAAGATCAAGCAACGGCTTATCATGATAGGAGATACTGAGGTGCTCACATTGAAACATTTCAGTACTTTCTCACACGTTTTTTGATATTTTGCCTCAGGCTATACCGCATCTTGTGACTCCAAAAATGGTAGCAAACGTTCGACACTCAAGCCCATCGCGGTACTTTGAAGTCCCTCGACTTTTTTGATGTAGGATTTGCAAAATCCCTCGACCATACAAGCGCCCGCCTTGCCTTCCCAATCGCCACTATTCAAGTATGCTTCGAGTTTTTGCATATCAAAGGGCATGAAAAGATACCGTGTTTCTGAAATATCAATAAACTTTTTATGAGGGGATTGATACATCAAACAGCTAATAATACTCACCGCATTGTCACTTTGTTTTAATAAAATCTCTCTCGCCTCGTCACGACTTTTGGCTTTTCTTAGGATTTCTCCATTCGCACAAATGACCGTATCGGCACATAAGACGGGATTGTTATCATGATGCTTACCAAGATAAGCTTCTAATTTTCCTTTAGTAGCAAGATAGACAAAATCTTTCGGGATGGTCGCTTCGATTGCATCTTCATCAAAATCAATCGCAATCTGTTTGAAAGAGATGCCAAATTGCCTTAAAAGCATCGCGCGTGTGGGTGAAGTCGAAGCTAAAATCAATGCCATCAGTAACTACTTATAACAATACCCAAATACGCTGCGATAATCGATACCAAAAGGTTGAGCGGAATCAGATATTTTACAATTAAAATGATGTTCTCTTGCGCTACTAAAAGGTCTTGTTCTTCAAATGCTTTTTTGGCATTCAAATATTTTTTAAAGGCATAAACAAAATTAAATGCGATAAAAATCCAAATCGTCTCTTTGATATGGATGATAATCATCGCGGAGGGGTCACCGTATTCAAAGCCCATGCCGACATTCATGAAAAACGATGCTGAGACGACAACCAACATGACCGGAATCAAAAATATGATATACCGTCTCAAGATTTTCAAGCAATTCGCACACTTTTTGTCAATATCTTTCACTGACGCGCTCGCCGGTCTGACGATGAAGATCATCACGAACATGCTTCCAATCAATATGGAAGCACTCATGATATGCAAGAATATAATAAGCGTCCTGAAATCTTCAAAGATATCGATGACCGTATTAATCATGCATCTTCTTGCAATATTTTTTTAGCATAACTCAATGCCGCTTTTTTTGCCGCATCGATTTGGCTAGGATCTTTACCTCCAGCTTGAGCAAAATCATCACGGCCACCGCCGCCACCTCCTACAATTGGCGCTATTTCTTTAATCCATGCTCCTGCTTTAATCGGCGCATTTTTAACCCCGCTTGCAATCATGACTTTATTATTTTTCACTTGAAATAAAATAATCGCGACAGAATCTTTTTGATTTTTTACATCATCAATCTTCGCTTTGATATCACCCGCATCTAAACGCTCAACAATCACATCAACGCCTTGAATCGTCTGTGCCTCGATACTTTTTCCGACATTGGCACTAAGGGCCTCAATCTCTTGTTTCAATCGTACAATCTCTTTTTTCTGCCTATTGATGCCCACAAAGATATCTTTGTTTTTGAGTTCATCTTCTGCTTTGTGCACCGTATTTCTCAGCGTCGTCGCAAATTCATAAGCACTTTTGCCACATACCGCTTCGATTCTACGCACACCCGAACTCACGCCGCTCTCTTTGATGATAAAAAAGCTACCGATATTGGCGACATTTTTCACATGCGTCCCACCACAAAGCTCAACGCTCACATCACCAAAAGAGACCACCCGCACTTCATCTCCGTATTTCTCACCAAAGAGTGCCATGGCGCCACTATTCTTAGCATCTTCCACGCTCATGATCTCTGTTTTTGCATCAACACCACTGAAAATCATCGCATTCACTCGTGCTTCCACTGCGGCGATTTCTTCTTCACTCATCGCTTTAGGATGAGAAAAATCAAATCGCAATCTGTCTTTTTCAACCGAAGAACCCGCTTGTGCAACATGCTCTCCCAAGATTTCTCTCAAGGCACGATGCAACAGGTGCGTCGCTGAGTGATGTTTTTCTATCTCTTTTCTTGAACTATCTACAACCACATCGACTTTATCCCCGACTTCTAGAGGGTTTTGTAACGCAACCTGAGAGAGATTCAAATCAAAAAATTTCTTAGTATCTAAGACCTCGCCATATCCAGAAATTTCCCCACTATCGCCACATTGTCCTCCACTTTGAGCGTAAAACGGTGTTTGATGAAACATCACCCAGCCGCTTTTTTCCAAGCGTTGTACTTCTGTGAAATCATCATCTAAGAGTGCCACGACACTCACATGATCTTGCGTTTGAGTATAACCGGTAAATTCATTAGCCCCAAATCGCTCCAGTAATATTTTAAAATCACCATGTGCCACTTTGTCGCCGCTACCTTTCCATGAAGCTTTGGAGCGTTGTTTTTGCTCCGCCATCAAGGCATCAAATTTTTCAACATCGGCTTCCATATCTTTTTCACGCAACATATCTTGTGTGAGATCAAGCGGGAATCCAAACGTATCATAAAGTTTAAAAGCCACAGCTCCACTGAAGATTTTTTGGGTTTGGGACAATTCTTTTTCAAAGAGTTCCAATCCTGATGCAATCGTGGTCAAAAATCGTTCTTCTTCCAATCGAATTTGTTCACTAATCGCCTCTTTCTTTTCTATTAAATAAGGATAATGCTCTCCCATGAGATCATTGAGCGTATCTAAGAGTTTGTACATAAAAGGCTCTTTAATACCTAAAAGATAGCCATGGCGAATCGCACGTCTGGTAATCCGACGCAAGACATACCCTCGTCCCTCTTTATCAAAGTTGATTCCTTGTGCTAGTAAAAATGCTACGGAGCGAATATGAT
This genomic window from Sulfurospirillum sp. 1612 contains:
- the alaS gene encoding alanine--tRNA ligase encodes the protein MDVRAEFLNFFKQKGHTIVPSAPLVPDDATLLFVNAGMVPFKSIFTGEIPRPNPPRATSCQTCIRAGGKHNDLDNVGYTARHHTFFEMLGNFSFGDYFKEDAIANAWEFVTKVLKLPEEKLWVTVHDSDDEAETLWQRHVPLERIKRFGDKDNFWQMGDVGPCGPCSEIFIDQGAEHFHGPEDHMGGDGDRFLEIWNLVFMQYYRDEKGVLTPLPKPSIDTGMGLERVVAVCEGKQSNYDSTLFMPLINKVAELCGKPYHYEEGASYRVIADHIRSVAFLLAQGINFDKEGRGYVLRRITRRAIRHGYLLGIKEPFMYKLLDTLNDLMGEHYPYLIEKKEAISEQIRLEEERFLTTIASGLELFEKELSQTQKIFSGAVAFKLYDTFGFPLDLTQDMLREKDMEADVEKFDALMAEQKQRSKASWKGSGDKVAHGDFKILLERFGANEFTGYTQTQDHVSVVALLDDDFTEVQRLEKSGWVMFHQTPFYAQSGGQCGDSGEISGYGEVLDTKKFFDLNLSQVALQNPLEVGDKVDVVVDSSRKEIEKHHSATHLLHRALREILGEHVAQAGSSVEKDRLRFDFSHPKAMSEEEIAAVEARVNAMIFSGVDAKTEIMSVEDAKNSGAMALFGEKYGDEVRVVSFGDVSVELCGGTHVKNVANIGSFFIIKESGVSSGVRRIEAVCGKSAYEFATTLRNTVHKAEDELKNKDIFVGINRQKKEIVRLKQEIEALSANVGKSIEAQTIQGVDVIVERLDAGDIKAKIDDVKNQKDSVAIILFQVKNNKVMIASGVKNAPIKAGAWIKEIAPIVGGGGGGRDDFAQAGGKDPSQIDAAKKAALSYAKKILQEDA
- a CDS encoding ATP-binding cassette domain-containing protein, whose protein sequence is MFQCEHLSISYHDKPLLDLSFQFEKSFALIGQSGSGKSLTLKAILGMLPESLNVQMRVHADYDLIRGQTIAMIPQNPFTALSPLTRIKKQFFIGRAQMLEYIRRVGLDDGIVERFPSELSGGQLQRVIIAMALSMQPKLLLLDEPTTALDLSTKSAILKLLKVLQERDGYDMLFVTHDIASVAHLCDEIGIIKAGRIIESATMEQVLHNPQEEYTKELIGSSFEKRGFRQ
- the maf gene encoding septum formation inhibitor Maf, whose amino-acid sequence is MALILASTSPTRAMLLRQFGISFKQIAIDFDEDAIEATIPKDFVYLATKGKLEAYLGKHHDNNPVLCADTVICANGEILRKAKSRDEAREILLKQSDNAVSIISCLMYQSPHKKFIDISETRYLFMPFDMQKLEAYLNSGDWEGKAGACMVEGFCKSYIKKVEGLQSTAMGLSVERLLPFLESQDAV